A region of the Methylobacterium nodulans ORS 2060 genome:
GCGCTCCTCGGTGGCGGTGAGCCCCCACGCGCGGGGCGTGGTCAGGGAGCCGGTCAGGGCCCGCCGCAGCTCGGCGACCTCGGCCTCCTTCTCGGCCAGGGCGCGGCGCAGCGCGCGCAGCTCGGTGGCGTGCTCGGCCTGCATCATGCCGCGGCCCTCCCGCGCTCGCGGAGCGGCCTGGGCTTCCCGGCCGCGCGGGCCGCGGCCTCGATCGGCTGCGCCCAGGCGCGCACGGCGCCGTAGGTGAGGCCGTCCAGCACCGCGAGCGCCGCGGCGCAGCGGTCGAGGTCGAACATGCCGACGTGGCACGCCTCGCGCGGAATCCCGAGGCGGTGGGCGAGGTAGGCGTAGAGCCGGCGCCGGGCCGCGCATTGGATCCTTCGCCGGTCGCGCTTCGGCCGCCCGACGTAGGCGCGGATGCGCCAGGCATCCTGCCAGATCGGGTCGAGCACCCGGTGCACCGCCTTGCGGGCGGCGCGCACCTCGGCGGTGGCAGGAGTGCCGAGGGGCTGGTGAGTGCCCTCATGGCAGCCGACGTGCCCCTGGCAGGTGTCGCACTTCCAGAAGGACGTGCGGGCGAGATCGACGCGGTGGGGATAGATCTCCCGGCCGGTCGTGAGGCGCGCGAGCGCCCCGCAGCAGCTGGGC
Encoded here:
- a CDS encoding zinc-finger-containing protein, which encodes MGAPSCCGALARLTTGREIYPHRVDLARTSFWKCDTCQGHVGCHEGTHQPLGTPATAEVRAARKAVHRVLDPIWQDAWRIRAYVGRPKRDRRRIQCAARRRLYAYLAHRLGIPREACHVGMFDLDRCAAALAVLDGLTYGAVRAWAQPIEAAARAAGKPRPLRERGRAAA